The Drosophila sechellia strain sech25 chromosome 2L, ASM438219v1, whole genome shotgun sequence region TTACCAATCAATTTGAAACATTTAACTTTTACCTGCTCACTCCACTCCGCACATGACAATGGGTGTCTCACTAAAATGGCTCTCTGAAAACCCGCAATTATTTTGCCATTGTTAAGTGCATTTCCATCCACCCCGATTCAATCCAATCCCACCCGCTTCCGCCCGCCCACTTGGGCGGCAGGACATGCGCAGGGCGTGGCAGTCGGCAACCCCATACACCAGTATTCCCGCTGCTTAACCATATTAGTTGCTACTTTGTGTTGTCAATTGGATTTGATTGCCCGGCGAGGGGCGGGCACCACCCACCCAGTAACACTTTTCCAGCATTCGCGTAATTCGCTCCGTTCCGTTTATTGTAAGCACTATGTTCTGGATAAGAAGTCGCAGGGAGCTAATGTATCTTAAAATGGAAGTTCTCGAATACAATCACTAAATTTGATTAGTTTAAGACTTAATACATGACTAGAAAACTCGTTCAAGAACTCGTTGGTATTTACACGGCTTTTCGATTCAATTCAAATATCTGGGGGAAATACAACCATGATTAtagcaaaatatataaattaaaataagtgttttggtttcttttgGACAAGTTCAAAACGATTATAAGGAACTATAGTTCTTACTAAATCGTAATAatagatattttgaaataggtATAACCATATCGCGCTGATAAGATATGTGTTGTTTTGTAACTTCTGTGCTTGTCTAATAGCAAATTAATTTGGTAAATCAAACGGAAATTATTTGATTCGCCAATTCCTTTTAGTTGTATTTCCCCAACTAAAAAACACCGAAAACTTTACTACTTTAGGATCCAGGTCCTCATCCCGATCGAACTGTCTATGTTAACTGGTAGAGTTTCGCATCGCCGACGATGTCCACGTCGCTGGAGTTGTCCTCGTCGCCACTGTCCGCCTCCAGATCGGAGTAGTCATCCGTGGAGTAGCCCTGTTGCATCAGGCAcatctgcagctgctgctcgcTCGTGGGCTGAGTGGGCGTGCCGCCGACGGATCCGGGATTCAGTTTGCCGTGCTTGGAGTCcccggaggaggaggtggcctCGCCCGGCTGCTTGCCCGGTTCGCTGCGTGAGAAGTCGACGGGCTCTGCGGCATGGAAGAGTCAAAGAAATTTCCACAAAATTTAGAACTAATTTGATTTGCGTAGAAACTTGAGCCAAACTTTTTGCATCACAAGGAGCTGGCTAAAAGCCAAAAGGTCTAATTGATAGTCCAAAAGTTCCTCAAAGAAACTACTCCACACTCCAGTTTTTGGTGCTTGTGAGCAATTTGAAAAACGCTGACCACTTCTGCTCAAAATGCCTTTTGACAATTTAGTTGCTAACTCAAATATTTCATTGTCTAAAAGTTGGAAAACTTGAGCAGCTCTTTGTCGTTCTATTTGTTCCTAACAGGCCAgcaaaatattgaatatttaatacaattttaagAAGGATCATTGAGCTTACATTAAGGAGTGTAATCAGTTtcgtaatatttaatttgctcaTTATAAATTTAGGCTAAAACTGAAGATTATGGAATCAATGTACTCACCATTGGCATTGTCGCGTCGGCGCAGCTGCTTTTTATGCTTCATGCGGCGGTTCTGGAACCAGGTCTTCACCTGCGTCTCGCTGAGTCCCAAGGCGGTGGCCAGCTCCACGCGCTCCGGCGTGGATAGGTATCGCTGGCCCTCGAACCGCTTTTCCAGGCCGGACAGCTGCGGATCACTGAACACCGTGCGCGCCTTCCTCCGGCGGCAGTGGCGCAGGGCATTCACGCCCATTCCCAGTCCGAGGGCCAGTTCCGGCACACAGCCAGGCGCTCCGAAGAAGGGCGCTCCCCCGAACAGGCTGGCTGGAAGGGCAAAGGATGCCAAATTTGGTTAACTTCGTTATAGTTGGAACAAATGAAAACTTTCGGTGTTGATGGCCATTTACACCGAGTACTCCGGGTATTTGTGCCCCTAAATGAAGCTAAGTGGCAACAAAAATCTGCACTTCAACATCAGTTGTCCTACTAATTTGggtttcattttaaaaaaaagttcttaatgtgaaaataaatgttgtgctggctttttaatttttgattaAACTCTAGCTAgaattaacttttattttccataAGTTCGAAGCATCTAGGAAGATATCTCAATAATAACGAGTATTAACTCACCTTGTGATAGAAAATAGGGATCCACGGACTTGTAGGTGCCCGACGACGGCGAGAGATATCCGAGGGTCATTTGAAGAAATCCGTGATCGGTGTAGGGTGCATTCGGATAGAGTACTCCATTGGATGCACCACTACCTCCATTTAGGggcggcggaggcggaggTTGAGGTTGAGTCGTGGGCACCAGCGTGTGTTGTGCCGCTCCAGATCCCAACTGCTGCGAAATCTGATCTCCGTTGTAGTGGGAAGCTCCATGTCGTGAGTGGTGGTTGGACCTACGAAGCAAGGGGTTCAATTAGGGGTCTATTGGTATTTCGATGTTAAACTATTCTCCTTTTGTCCAATAGTAATTTTTATTATGGTTTGTCTAAATACAAATATCCCCAGATACTTTTAGCTTTCTCATAAAGTTCAATTCCATTTTTCATAATATCTTCgaacttataaaaaatattctattatttaaaagaaaataaaccaaagaaagatctataaatcatcaTATGCTATTTCAAAGTGTGTCTTTAAGTCGGTTTTACTATTGATCCTATTTGAATTGTAATGTTTAAGGTTTAGTTATTCCACAAAGTTAATATTAGTTTCTTTTCTCACTTATTTCGCTGCTTAATCACtcatttttcacttttctaGTCATTTATATGggctttaaattaaagtttttaacTAAAAATTCACTGCAGTAGTAATAAGCTTCGGAAACCAACCGTGGAGTGCTGTGCAAGGACTTGGCGTAATCCTCGCCAGCGTAACCCGACGCAGCCTGGTTGCTGCGGGCAGTAGCCGtcgcggatgcggatgcggacgcCGGCGGATGTGACTGCGGCGGATGCGAATGTTGCGACGGATGTTTGTGCGGATTATTGTCGTGGGCAAATGCGCTTCTGGCACTTTTCACGGCGTTTCTGCTGCTCTTTGGCGCGTAGTTGTCGCTGTTTGCGGCGATGCCGTTGGTATCACtactattattgttattgctggCACTATTTAAGTTTTGAAACAATATGTGCTCGATGGAGAACGGCGTTTTTGTGGTCAGCATTGTGGTGGCGCTGGCCATCGCTGCCGCCTTGCTGTGCGTGGGCGTGGTGGCGTTGGCATGAGCATGTGCGTCCGCAGGACTCAAGCTGGCCTCATTAAGCATTGCCATTGCGCTGGAGGATGGCCGAGCAGAAGGAGCACGAGGAGcacgaggagcaggaggagcagtgTTGGAGACCGGAGCCAGGATGTGCCAGCCAGCCGGGATATATACGTGTCCTTGGACCGCGCGCGCGCTTATGTTGTTTGCTCGTTGACGGTCGCGTTGAGTTTGCGGCAATCACCGCACATCAACCAGCAAATTGCTCTAAACGAGCTGCCAGCAGACATGTGCGAGCGAGCCGGCGATATGGTCCTGCATCCTGCGGAAAAGGAAAATCGGGGGGGAAAAAATGCGAGCGCAGGCAGTGCCACCCCCTCCTCAATCCGGCTGCAGTTGGCCCGCTTTGCGGTGCCCGCTTAGAGCGGCAATATTCGGGGAATCCCCGTAAGCGGGCACATGAACACACCCCTCGATTTGCATGCGCATAGGGTTGTCCTGCTCTGGCAGGATTTTGAGCACCCATCTCTCTGCTGGCATCCACTGGACATGCGATTAGTGCGGAAAAACCTTAGTTTAATTGACCCCCGTTAGCCGCAAATAAGTTGCACAACTATGGGTCCTTGCTCTGCCGCCATTTTGCGAGGCAGGCACATCCTGCCACGTCCCCAGCCACCCATTTGGCACCCACTTGTCATAATTAACGTGTCACGGCCGCCATTGTTGTCTGTCTGGCTGATGATGTGCGTGCATTAAATGCcacaattattaaaattgaattaaacaaTCGATTCTGCTGCTGTGACAGGATAATTGCTAGGTGGAGCCAGCGCAACTGTACCCGCTGGGTTGGGGGCCACATGTTCGCCTGCTTTgcattcatatattttttcccCGCCCGGTTAATTGAATCAGAGCCCCACATAGCAGTACACCACCCACCAAGGACACCCGCCCCCACTAAGTGACACCATCGAAAAAGGGGCGTGCCTCCTTTCCAGCAAGCCACCAATCAGCGAAGAGCTCGCCGAGGGGTGGCTTTCGCCACTATACTCGTCCTGTTTCGTCCTGTTGCTTTGAGCATCCGTTTTTTTTCACTGCGGAAAGTCCTGGATCCTTCAGGGAGAGGGAGACTGTGCGGTGGAGGGGCTCCAAAAACAGAGCGGGAAGGAAGGACAATAACGAGACATCGCCGAGAGAGAAAAAGCATATGACGACGATGCGACCAAAAAGCAAGACAAATTTGCTcgttttattaataaaataagtcACGCAAACTAAGTCGAACGTCATTATTAGGTTAAAGCCCTAAAACGGGCGCATTAGGATGGCATTCTAGTGATCGCGGTGATGGTTGGGGCTGCTTGGAGATGGGCTGCCCTGTTCCTGGCAAAAATATCTCAGCTTCTCTAAGGACATtaaactatttataaaatattgccAGCGAGGTTATGGGGCTTGTGGTTAcgattaataatattttattctaATTAAAAGATAATAGATATTATATAGAttaatagatatatattaaaagttattaaaaagGAGTTAGGAacagatttaaaaaaaaattaaaaaaaaaaagatctaAAGTGTGTTCTTTGCGatctaaattaaattttatgttatacaaccataaatatatttattaatacatATATTAGAAATAAAAACTGATATTTATCTAAGAGAAAGAAAACTAATAGAATAAATTATCTCGAGACTTTATATTTTATAGTTACATATAGTTCAGAGCTCCATAGACGGTGGAAAGCTGGAAAAAGGTATCCCAGCCAGAGATGAGCACTCCTCTCACCTGGCCGAAAGCTCTTAACTGGCTGCTCCGCCTCCACATCCATCTCCTCCTCCGTGGACTACTCTTCGGTGTCATCCATTGTTAACCCGCTGACATGAACGTGCCAAAGGGCCTTTGTGAGGACATATATTTTGTTCAGTACCTTTTGAGTCTGCTCGTTGGCGTGTCTACCTTgcgttttttattgatttttctcgCTAGCTGGAAATCCACGGATTTGCGAGCAGAGATTCCCATGGCGAACTATGAGGGCAGATCATATTTTTGAGCCATCATTTAGTCTGACTAATTTCCCATTGTTGCACGTGCCCCGTCCGATGGGCTGAGCctaatttttataataataaaaatgctgCTACGTCTGGGGCATCGAATTGCCAGCCACTTTGCGGTTTAAGCTGAAGGAGGGTGCTTTTCCTTGGGGCAATTACAACATTTTGTGTCAGTTTGTCTGGCAAATCCTTCTGCGCTGTCTACATGAACGTCTCCTTGCCTCCTTTTTTGTGTTAGCATAATTCCCTGGAATCAAAGCAGAAGTGTGTCACCGATCAGGTTACATAAGCCATAGGTCGTGCCCGACCTCGCAACAGGGGTGAATATTGGCGGCACATCGCCTCAGATCCTCTTTCCGCATTTAAGTTTGATTCTCGGTAAATTAACTTTTGATACAAGCAACACAAACTTGAACATCCTTGCGGGTCCTTTGTTTTTGGGAGCAGCGCTCAAGTGGCTACATCCTTACGCATCCTTTGTTGTactgtattttttatttgctaaGCCTTCAAGGATGAAAAAATCGTACTTGTAGTTCCTGTTTAAGTATAATTGAGTAACGAATTCCAACCAGCTCAAGCAAAAATGTAAGTTGGttattattacaaatttatttagacTTTCCTTACGTAATGATTACTATTTAAAGCTGAAAAATTGAAAGTCTGCCACGACCGTCAAAATATAACCATTTGTTTTTGGATCTAGTTGGATCAATCTGATCAAAGAGAAATTTGATTTTAGCATTAAACTGCAATTATAGCTCGATATCACCTTAAATGTTCAAAGCTATTAATAGAAAAACATGATGTTAAAAGATAATGCTTGGTTAACGAAGTCTTAATCTATGGTAAGATTGTATTAAAAGATATAAGACATATTTTTTTACATGATAATGCAAACTCTATACTATACAATATACTATGAGGCACTATCTAGATTATTTGTAACAAATTCCTAGTAAATGTTACTAAAATCGTCGCCAACTGCAATATCAGGGATTTTGGAAATTACAGTTGccatcgtttttttttttttgtcaccACGTTAGGATGCAATTTCTTTTTCATTCCCTACCGACATTATACTTTCACCACTACTAGAAAGTGTGAAGATCTGttgccaataaataaatatagttcTGTTTTGAAGCCGCTATTGAATTTTACCCAGCTCGTCCCACTCTAAAAAAAACCTTACGTAACTCGCAATCAAATGGCTATTCGGTTGCatttaaatagaaaatatGCTCGGAAATTGTTGAGTTACGCCCACCAAAAACGCCATATCCGGGAATTCAGTGGCCGAACAATCGAGCGAGTTGTAGGTCCTGGCTGTTCAGTAGATTTCACGATAATTGCGCGggataaattcaattaaatagcACACTACATGGCCGTAGAGCCCAACAACTGTATCAAAATAACAGCGATGCTGCCCCCGCCGGCTGATAAAATCGGAAAATGCCAGCAAATTACAAGCTGCCCCTCGACAAATCATCGTGTGCACATATTTCGATGTAATTTAATATGTGGCACGCGTTCGGGAAACTTTTGCCTTCCTAGCTCGACTCGTTCTGCTTAGCAcgtattttcatttcattttttcttcTCGTTGAATGCTCGTTGTTTGTTGGCTGGGAAAGGACCTGGAGGACTTGTGACTCCGGACGACGACGGGTTCATCCACAATTGTTGCCAATGAGAGCGATTGTGTGCCGCAAGGGGTGAAGGAGTGGTGGTGCCCCAGTAGGGGGAGGTGGCAGGATAATTGCATTTGTTAGTGCTCTAATTGTCGGGCGGTCTAATTCGAGGACGAGGGCCAGGACGAAAAGGTTGCTGGGCCTAGGATCACAACAAGAGACTTTTAATAGGCAGCCGACTGCCCAAAACAAAGCACTTCGGAAGGCGGAAAGCGGAAATCGCCACTCGTCGGGGAGTTCAAGTGCCCTCGAGGGAGGAATAGTGGGTGTTCTAACGATCCTAACTCTGTGATTTTGACAATTCAACACCGACAGAACTGACAATTAAGTGCAGAAAATAATGAAGTAATTAAACAGGCTTCGAACAAAATATCGCCCTTAAACTATTTCCCATTTTTCAATAGATTAATTGTTATAAGGGTACTTAAAATACCTGCTAATAGTAATAAATTCTTAAGTAATCTACAGATTTTTTGACGTATTATCTCTCCTTTACATGAATCACGATAAATATAGTTAGCAGGATCATGTAAGTTAAGCTAAAGATACATTTTACAATCCCAATAAGTATCTTGAAATAGAAAACTCCTaatatgtaaatttaataatgCCTTATCAATCGAGGTGCTTTATTATCGCCAGTTCCCATCTAGTGCCTCATTTGCAAAGGGACATTATATTCCTGTCGTGCCCAAGAGGCAGAAGCTGGGGAAGAGAAGTCATCTGATGATTTGGCCCGTGGAGAGGCTTGTTATGTTTATTCCAAAATAATTGCCAGCACGTGCTCTATCAGCGTCAATCAACCCAAACAGACAGCCAGTGGAGAGGAGgacatgggcatgggcatgggcatctTGGACGGAAACAAAAAGAGTAAATAAAAGTTAAGCATCAGGAGTGAGTGGGCCAGTCCATGTGCAAAGCGTTTTCGCACTTATGCACATCATTTACTCCGTTCGCCGCTGTGAGCCCGCATCGAAGGATGTGTTTTTGCGAGTCCTTGCGGGGTGGCTCAGCATCCGCGTTAAGTAGCCGGCTAACAACTGATTCGGCGATAAGACATCCCATATCGCTACCCTCTCGTCCTGTCGTCGCACTTCCGACCCGCTGTGCATCTCTATGGCAATTTACTCAAATTAATTTTCTCACGTGCTCTTTTCTGCTTCCCAGCAGGttctaaaataaaagtaaagcACAATGCTTAtggctaataaaattatggACTTATGGCTTAACGTTGGGTGGTGCAACGCCTTCTCTTTGAACTCCTCGTATTATTCGCAGGCGGACGAAAGAAGAATAGATCAGCGGGAATTTAAAGGCTTTATTTGTGTTGCAAAGAGTTGGAATTCCTTTCACTACAAAAAAATGTTAGTCGTCTTTATTAgctaatataataaaatgtaaatggcTAAGGTTAACAAACTAAATCTGCAACTAAGCGAGATAAGCTGCAATAGTCGAGTGTCGcgactattagatacccgTTACATAAATAGTGAAGCGCTACACTAATTTGGATATAAGAGCAGTAAAGAGAGTGCtgtcaaagacactagaataacttcttattctagtgtctttggtgctGTTGCATGCAGAAATAAACTGCTCAAGCATTCTCCAATTAATTTAGTCCTAATAGGAGGATTTTCAATGCACTCCGGAAATATCCAGCGGAGACACTCCTGCTTGGCGAAGACACCTCACTAGGGATATCGACCCGACTTATCCTAAACCTAAGTATATTTCCTTTATAGTGTCGGAAACGCTTTTTAATTAGGACCTAATCGATTTTGCCATATATATGAGAACCAGCAAAGAGTcgacctgttacatactttttatCGAATTCAGTAATCCATTTTACTTCACAAGTAACGGGTAGAACAATAGAGCTATTGTTATCGTTATTCAGCTAATGAGTGGAgtaattttcaaatttgttAGCATATCAATAGGAATCggcaagaaaataaaacaataagaaaaataagagagaatgctatagtcgagtttccctactatcagatacccattacGCAGCTAGCAGAAATGCAAACGCgtatcataatttttctgagatatcgatagatattggaaaaaaataagaataaaatcaaaaattgttcataagtgtgggcgtggcagttttgggcggtttttgggCGTGCCAAATTTGGAAACAATCCTGCGCTACTTACATATATCTAAGcattctagcttttatagttcctgagatcgagaCGTTTATACAGATATGGTCAGATCAAGTCAACTAGTGATCCTTACCAAAAGTTATGGTCGGTGTGCTACACACTTTATATGGAATCTATTATACCCTTCTACTCGATGAACAAAGTgttgaaataaaaatagagCAATAGACACTTTTGGGAAGGTCTATTAGTTTAAGTACGGACATGTCTATATCTACTCGGCTGTTGATACTATATGGTATATAGTACTATACTACACTATATATAGTTAGAACCTTTCAAAAACAACTAGAGCATTAGTTTAATTCCCTTGTTTAATTGggctataaatataaaatgcatTCATCATAGTATGTACTAAAACTATGCAAAATTGTATGGTTTTAATATTCtcgttttatttaaatgcgtTAAAGAAGTATTTTGTCGTTTTATTTATGGcttataaaaatgttaatgCAAATTTTGAACGTATCGCATGATGTTTCATCTCATCtcatatcatatatatttgtttaatattgaTTGATCTTTGCTCTATTAAATATAAGTTTGTAAGACATTATCATAGTTTAGCTTGTCATCGTTGTCCCAAGCGGTTCATTTCTGTTTTTATTCTCCGGTTCCGTTTTGTGGTTCAGTCGTTATGAAATACGATTGTTTATAACTAtgttgtgtttttcttttatatttatcaAAATATATCAAATGCTAACTTATTTTTTAAAGCTTTCTATTTAGTTATTGTATTACAATTCTGTTAATCTCCGTTTTTCTTCCGATTTGtggctttgttttcctttaaAATTTGGATACGTTTGAAATAAAAGTTTTGGCAGCTGCTCTGGAGTAAATATTGGTTTGAAAAATGCATCAAACGCACTGTTTCTTTTTAGAGTATCAAATTTATCTATTATTCAAATCTAAGCACTTGCCACACAAATTCTCCATTTACTTATGCATCAGTTTTTGCTTCCATTGGTCATATGGGTAGTAAGTTATACAAGTATTTTATATGGTTGCTCTGTACGCGCTTTATGACTTTCGAGTAAGTATTTTATACGTTTaaggatttataaaataaatcgGCTCTTAACATAGCAAAGCTAACGAATTTTCCAagggggcaaaaaaaaagcataaatattttaactaaACCAAAGCCGTATTTGCCCTTTTTATATGTTTACAGCCTTTGGCAAATTTCATTCAGCAGATTTCCAGCCATGCGCTAAACTTCAGAAAAGTAAAGTTTTCGAAGCTAATTTTAGTAAGCTTAAGCTTTCCGAAGTACACCAAATTAATCAACAAAAACACCTATTATATTACTTGTAATTAAAAGTAAACTTTAGTTACACTCGAACTAGAGCTTTGTAGTATATAAGTTTTTAAGTATTCGGTTTTTCTTTTATAGCGAACGTTACCAGTTAGTGTAAATGTATTTGTATATACTTATAGACAACCATAttgtttatttagttttactttcctcaattcaaacattttcgttagtaaggaaaatatatttgtgttttattttagtATGTGAGAATCAGATTGTTTCTATTCTGATCAAATACATAAATGCTTACTTAACGCCTCACGGAAGTCTGGATTCTAATTGAAAACTCGCTTAAGTCGGGTACACACAGGCTTTTCAAATCTCCAGTTACGCATATAGTTTCCATTAGCAACAGTTGAAGGTTGAAGCCAAAGAGTATATACAAGGATTGGTTTGGTTGAAGAAAGAGTATGTGAGTGACAATGCAATTGagtttattgttttaaaagTACAT contains the following coding sequences:
- the LOC6614735 gene encoding brain-specific homeobox protein; translation: MAMLNEASLSPADAHAHANATTPTHSKAAAMASATTMLTTKTPFSIEHILFQNLNSASNNNNSSDTNGIAANSDNYAPKSSRNAVKSARSAFAHDNNPHKHPSQHSHPPQSHPPASASASATATARSNQAASGYAGEDYAKSLHSTPRSNHHSRHGASHYNGDQISQQLGSGAAQHTLVPTTQPQPPPPPPLNGGSGASNGVLYPNAPYTDHGFLQMTLGYLSPSSGTYKSVDPYFLSQASLFGGAPFFGAPGCVPELALGLGMGVNALRHCRRRKARTVFSDPQLSGLEKRFEGQRYLSTPERVELATALGLSETQVKTWFQNRRMKHKKQLRRRDNANEPVDFSRSEPGKQPGEATSSSGDSKHGKLNPGSVGGTPTQPTSEQQLQMCLMQQGYSTDDYSDLEADSGDEDNSSDVDIVGDAKLYQLT